The Haloarchaeobius amylolyticus genome window below encodes:
- a CDS encoding NCS2 family permease, translating to MGSSESTANQTQSTGGDSWFADYFGFAEHGTDLKTEIVAGITTFLTMSYIVAVNPAIMSNAVQIPGYSQGQVIQMLAVVTILASVVATTVMAFYANRPFAQAPGLGLNAFFAFTVVLGLGIPWQTALAAVFVEGLLFIFLTAIGAREYVVGLIPEPVKFSVGTGIGLFLGIIGLQAMGVVAADEATMITLGSLAQNPVAIVSILGLFLTMGLYARGVKGSIIVGIALTTVAGFVLSYLGYAPEALSGAFITEGAFVASKLPAATYDISPLVGAFLSGFGNVEGFTFALVVFTFFFVDFFDTAGTLVGVGQAGDFLDEEGELPDIDKPLMADAVGTTAGGILGTSTVTTYIESATGVEEGGRTGMTALVVAVLFLLSLAFVPLAAAIPMYASHLALVVIAVLMMRNVVEVQWDDITHAVPAGLTIMVMPFTYSIAYGIAAGILSYPLVKAAAGELDDISVGQWVLAGAFLVYFVVRTGGIVG from the coding sequence ATGGGTTCAAGTGAGAGCACGGCCAACCAGACCCAGTCCACGGGTGGGGACAGCTGGTTCGCCGACTACTTCGGCTTCGCGGAGCACGGGACAGACCTCAAGACAGAGATCGTGGCGGGCATCACGACGTTCCTGACGATGAGCTACATCGTCGCCGTCAACCCCGCCATCATGAGCAACGCGGTGCAGATTCCGGGGTACTCCCAGGGACAGGTCATCCAGATGCTGGCGGTCGTGACCATCCTGGCGAGCGTCGTCGCCACGACGGTCATGGCGTTCTACGCGAACAGACCGTTCGCGCAGGCACCCGGACTCGGCCTGAACGCGTTCTTCGCGTTCACCGTCGTCCTCGGGCTCGGTATCCCGTGGCAGACCGCCCTCGCCGCGGTCTTCGTGGAGGGGCTTCTCTTCATCTTCCTCACCGCCATCGGCGCGCGTGAGTACGTCGTCGGGCTCATCCCCGAGCCCGTGAAGTTCTCGGTCGGGACGGGTATCGGCCTGTTCCTCGGCATCATCGGGCTGCAGGCGATGGGCGTCGTCGCCGCCGACGAGGCGACGATGATCACGCTCGGGTCGCTCGCACAGAACCCGGTCGCCATCGTCTCCATCCTCGGGCTCTTCCTCACCATGGGCCTCTACGCCCGCGGCGTGAAGGGCTCCATCATCGTCGGCATCGCGCTGACGACCGTCGCCGGTTTCGTCCTCTCGTACCTCGGCTACGCGCCGGAGGCGCTCTCGGGCGCGTTCATCACGGAGGGCGCGTTCGTCGCGTCGAAGCTCCCCGCGGCGACCTACGACATCTCGCCGCTGGTCGGGGCGTTCCTCTCCGGCTTCGGCAACGTCGAGGGCTTCACCTTCGCGCTCGTCGTGTTCACGTTCTTCTTCGTCGACTTCTTCGACACCGCCGGCACGCTGGTCGGCGTCGGGCAGGCGGGTGACTTCCTCGACGAGGAGGGTGAACTCCCCGACATCGACAAGCCGCTGATGGCCGACGCGGTCGGCACGACCGCGGGCGGCATCCTCGGCACGTCGACGGTCACGACGTACATCGAGTCCGCGACGGGCGTCGAGGAGGGCGGGCGCACCGGCATGACGGCGCTGGTCGTCGCGGTGCTGTTCCTGCTCTCGCTCGCGTTCGTCCCCCTCGCGGCGGCGATTCCGATGTACGCCTCGCACCTCGCGCTGGTCGTCATCGCGGTCCTGATGATGCGCAACGTGGTCGAGGTCCAGTGGGACGACATCACGCACGCGGTGCCGGCCGGCCTGACCATCATGGTCATGCCGTTCACCTACTCCATCGCGTACGGTATCGCGGCGGGCATCCTCAGCTACCCGCTCGTGAAGGCGGCGGCGGGCGAACTCGACGACATCTCGGTCGGGCAGTGGGTGCTCGCCGGGGCCTTCCTCGTCTACTTCGTCGTCCGCACCGGCGGCATCGTCGGCTGA
- a CDS encoding DEAD/DEAH box helicase: MDVAALPLADRFVDHFHAKGVEDLYPPQVAAVEAGVCEGERVVAAVPTASGKTFVAQLAMLTSDGPALYVVPLRALATEKYDEFCELPDVSVGISTGDFDATDEDLADHDIVVATSEKVDSAIRNGASWVEAIDCAVVDEIHLLDADGRGPTLEVTIAKLRRLTPDIQLVGLSATVGNAAEIADWLDAELVHSTWRPVELKTGVYADETISFDDGEAREVETGGDPAAVALARDAVEDGGQCLVFVSSRRAAQGLATDLVDEWFDTAPEVAEELRVSATTDTGMELARCAANAVAFHHAGLSAEHRRLVETAFRDRDLKVIVATPTLAAGVNVPARRVVVRDHERYDGTGMEPLPVLEVHQMFGRAGRPHLDPYGEAMLVAREGEADTLRERYIGADPERVTSKLDSEVSLRTHVLSTVASGFADSRAAVLELLDETFYGHQRAGSDLGTVVDDVLAYLESAAMLDRSDGLRATKLGSLVSRVYVDPVTGASVIDALGRAADNPRLTSLTVLELVCDTTDMPELYTRNDEAGRLTDEAMRRENELTKSVMDFDGDFQAWLDVFKTARMLADWADGADADTVAERYGVGPGDVRRIAERAAWLLTATESLAEYIAEEGTDVTRVARVIRETREALVERDV, from the coding sequence ATGGATGTCGCGGCCCTGCCCCTCGCGGACCGATTCGTCGACCACTTTCACGCGAAGGGCGTCGAGGACCTCTACCCGCCACAGGTCGCGGCGGTCGAGGCCGGCGTCTGCGAGGGCGAGCGCGTCGTCGCGGCGGTCCCGACCGCCTCCGGGAAGACCTTCGTCGCCCAGCTGGCCATGCTCACCAGCGACGGCCCCGCGCTGTACGTCGTCCCCCTCCGGGCGCTCGCGACCGAGAAGTACGACGAGTTCTGCGAACTGCCGGACGTCTCCGTGGGCATCTCGACCGGCGACTTCGACGCGACCGACGAGGACCTCGCCGACCACGACATCGTCGTCGCCACCTCCGAGAAGGTCGACTCGGCCATCCGGAACGGGGCGTCGTGGGTCGAGGCCATCGACTGCGCCGTCGTCGACGAGATACACCTGCTCGACGCCGACGGCCGCGGGCCCACGCTGGAGGTGACCATCGCCAAGCTCCGTCGCCTCACCCCGGATATCCAGCTCGTCGGGCTCTCCGCGACGGTCGGCAACGCTGCGGAGATCGCCGACTGGCTCGACGCCGAACTGGTCCACTCCACCTGGCGCCCGGTCGAGCTGAAGACCGGGGTGTACGCCGACGAGACCATCAGTTTCGACGACGGCGAGGCGCGCGAGGTCGAGACCGGCGGCGACCCCGCCGCGGTCGCACTCGCCCGCGACGCGGTCGAGGACGGCGGGCAGTGTCTCGTCTTCGTCTCCTCGCGCCGGGCCGCCCAGGGCCTCGCGACCGACCTCGTGGACGAGTGGTTCGACACCGCCCCCGAGGTCGCCGAGGAGCTGCGCGTCAGCGCCACCACCGACACCGGGATGGAACTCGCCCGGTGTGCCGCGAACGCGGTCGCCTTCCACCACGCCGGCCTCTCCGCCGAACACCGCCGGCTGGTCGAGACCGCGTTCCGCGACCGCGACCTGAAGGTCATCGTCGCCACGCCCACGCTCGCCGCGGGCGTGAACGTCCCCGCCCGCCGGGTCGTCGTCCGCGACCACGAACGCTACGACGGGACCGGGATGGAGCCCCTGCCCGTCCTCGAGGTCCACCAGATGTTCGGCCGGGCCGGGCGCCCCCACCTCGACCCCTACGGCGAGGCGATGCTGGTCGCCCGCGAGGGCGAGGCCGACACGCTCCGCGAGCGCTACATCGGGGCCGACCCCGAGCGCGTCACCTCCAAGCTCGACAGCGAGGTGTCCCTGCGGACCCACGTCCTCTCGACGGTCGCCTCGGGCTTCGCGGACTCCCGCGCCGCCGTCCTCGAACTGCTGGACGAGACCTTCTACGGCCACCAGCGCGCCGGCAGCGACCTCGGGACCGTCGTCGACGACGTGCTCGCCTACCTCGAGAGTGCAGCGATGCTCGACCGCAGCGACGGCCTCCGGGCCACGAAGCTCGGCTCGCTCGTCTCCCGGGTCTACGTCGACCCCGTCACCGGCGCCTCCGTCATCGACGCGCTCGGGCGGGCCGCCGACAACCCGCGGCTCACCTCGCTCACGGTGCTCGAACTCGTCTGTGACACCACCGACATGCCGGAGCTCTACACCCGGAACGACGAGGCCGGCCGGCTCACCGACGAGGCGATGCGCCGCGAGAACGAACTCACGAAGTCCGTCATGGACTTCGACGGCGACTTCCAGGCGTGGCTGGACGTGTTCAAGACCGCCCGGATGCTCGCCGACTGGGCCGACGGCGCGGACGCCGACACGGTCGCGGAACGCTACGGGGTCGGCCCCGGCGACGTGCGCCGCATCGCCGAACGCGCGGCCTGGCTCCTGACGGCGACCGAGTCGCTGGCGGAGTACATCGCCGAGGAGGGGACCGACGTGACCCGGGTCGCCCGGGTCATCCGGGAGACGCGCGAGGCGCTGGTCGAGCGCGACGTGTAG
- a CDS encoding DUF7519 family protein encodes MLESRPSRTEAWASLLAGGLALVVAAAASWPSTLLAGAGFALLGWGIWRGDSRGITGGAVGLFAGVALAGTTLSVLPTLLGGIGALLAWDAGHHARGLGRQLGRGATTRSVELGHVGASLAVGVGTAGVAYVGYLLVVGQLGGTGVAAGAAAVGVLLVYLAFGSGR; translated from the coding sequence ATGCTAGAGTCGCGGCCCTCCCGAACTGAGGCGTGGGCCAGTCTGCTCGCCGGCGGGCTGGCGCTCGTTGTCGCGGCCGCGGCGAGCTGGCCGAGCACCCTCCTCGCGGGCGCCGGGTTCGCGCTTCTGGGGTGGGGTATCTGGCGCGGGGACTCGCGGGGCATCACCGGTGGCGCGGTCGGCCTGTTCGCCGGGGTCGCCCTCGCGGGGACGACCCTGTCGGTTCTCCCGACGCTGCTCGGCGGTATCGGGGCGCTGCTGGCGTGGGACGCCGGTCACCACGCTCGCGGGCTGGGGCGGCAACTCGGTCGCGGCGCGACGACTCGCAGTGTCGAACTCGGGCACGTCGGCGCCTCGCTGGCGGTCGGGGTCGGGACGGCGGGGGTTGCGTACGTTGGGTACCTGCTGGTGGTCGGTCAGCTCGGCGGTACCGGGGTGGCAGCCGGGGCCGCGGCGGTCGGCGTCCTGCTGGTGTACCTCGCGTTCGGGTCTGGGCGGTGA
- a CDS encoding DUF58 domain-containing protein — protein sequence MRTNRRLLLAAAVAIAAGLAGLVGSGSLATTVAGLVVGFAAAWLAGEAARRDRTDATPPSVERAAGTDPPGATLAAALDGYLGGASLDRTTQGTRSALTTVVVSVLTRYDGRSAEEARAAVAEGTWTEDTAAARFLAAESAAAEPASVVSSFLGGDRDLREDVRRVVDEAAAIAGVAPSGDADPDWFSRRAGRSVGTVPSLPPDAPADRQEPADDQPVVVRDRRDTGHWRGLRVLGLATLAVGVLARAPAVVLLGALPLGYLGVSRLSTPEPPSLSVERSLEPEGRPTPGDRVVVTLTVTNEGDRRVPDCRLVDGVPAGLAVVEGTPRRAVALAPGESVTVRYAVEARRGTHEFGPLLAYVRGPTAVTELECLVPAATSLRVDPGVDPASSAPLRRRGTRAAGEIRTGEGGAGLTFHATREYRRGDPLSRIDWRRWARTGELATVEFERDRAATVVFVVDTRAANYVAPTPGDEHAVDRSLAAVASLSPALTAAGNRVGLTAVSTTDCWVPPGLGRDHRVRLRETLATHPALTAAGQGENLAARRAIERLHRRLPTGAQVVLVSPLCDDYAAEVARRFEVGGHPTTVVSPDPTTTDSPARTLARVARRNRVHDLREAGVRVVDWRWDEPLPTALQRGDGRC from the coding sequence ATGAGGACGAACCGCCGGCTCCTCCTCGCGGCGGCCGTCGCCATCGCCGCGGGGCTGGCCGGGCTGGTCGGCAGCGGCTCGCTGGCCACGACCGTCGCCGGGCTCGTGGTCGGGTTCGCGGCCGCGTGGCTCGCCGGCGAGGCGGCCCGCCGGGACCGGACCGACGCCACGCCGCCCTCGGTCGAACGCGCCGCCGGGACTGACCCGCCGGGGGCGACGCTCGCGGCCGCCCTCGACGGCTACCTCGGCGGCGCCTCGCTCGACCGGACGACACAGGGAACCCGGTCGGCCCTGACGACCGTCGTCGTCTCGGTCCTCACCCGGTACGACGGAAGATCGGCAGAGGAGGCACGGGCGGCGGTCGCCGAGGGAACCTGGACCGAGGACACGGCCGCGGCCCGGTTCCTCGCCGCGGAGTCGGCAGCGGCCGAGCCAGCATCGGTGGTCTCCAGTTTCCTGGGCGGGGACAGGGACCTCCGAGAGGACGTGCGCCGGGTCGTCGACGAAGCCGCCGCTATCGCCGGCGTGGCTCCCTCGGGTGACGCCGACCCGGACTGGTTCTCGCGGCGCGCTGGCCGGTCGGTCGGGACCGTCCCGTCGCTCCCGCCCGACGCTCCGGCCGATAGGCAGGAACCCGCAGACGACCAGCCGGTCGTCGTCCGCGACCGCCGCGACACGGGGCACTGGCGCGGGCTCCGCGTCCTCGGGCTGGCCACGCTCGCCGTCGGCGTCCTCGCCCGGGCACCCGCGGTGGTTCTGCTCGGGGCGCTCCCGCTCGGCTACCTCGGCGTGTCGCGGCTCAGCACTCCCGAACCACCGTCGCTCTCGGTCGAGCGGTCGCTGGAGCCTGAGGGCCGGCCGACCCCCGGCGACCGGGTGGTCGTGACGCTCACCGTCACCAACGAGGGCGACCGGCGCGTCCCGGACTGCCGGCTGGTCGACGGCGTGCCGGCCGGACTGGCGGTCGTCGAGGGGACACCCCGGCGCGCGGTCGCCCTCGCCCCCGGCGAATCGGTCACGGTCCGGTACGCCGTCGAGGCGCGGCGCGGGACCCACGAGTTCGGGCCGCTTCTGGCCTACGTCCGGGGGCCGACCGCGGTGACCGAACTGGAGTGTCTGGTGCCGGCCGCGACGAGCCTGCGCGTCGACCCGGGCGTCGACCCGGCGTCGTCGGCACCGCTTCGCCGGCGCGGGACCCGGGCCGCCGGCGAGATACGGACCGGCGAGGGCGGCGCGGGGCTCACCTTCCACGCGACCCGCGAGTACCGCCGCGGCGACCCCCTGTCGCGCATCGACTGGCGGCGCTGGGCCCGGACCGGCGAGTTGGCGACCGTCGAGTTCGAGCGCGACCGGGCCGCGACCGTCGTCTTCGTCGTCGACACCCGCGCCGCGAACTACGTCGCGCCCACTCCGGGCGACGAGCACGCGGTCGACCGGTCGCTCGCCGCCGTCGCGTCGCTCTCGCCCGCCCTCACGGCCGCGGGGAACCGCGTCGGCCTGACGGCCGTCAGTACGACCGACTGCTGGGTGCCGCCGGGGCTCGGCCGGGACCACCGCGTCCGCCTGCGCGAGACGCTGGCGACGCACCCGGCGCTCACCGCGGCGGGGCAGGGGGAGAACCTCGCGGCCCGCCGGGCCATCGAGCGCCTCCACCGCCGGCTCCCGACCGGGGCGCAGGTCGTGCTGGTCTCCCCGCTCTGTGACGACTACGCGGCCGAGGTGGCCCGCCGGTTCGAGGTCGGCGGGCACCCGACGACCGTCGTCAGCCCGGACCCGACGACGACCGACTCGCCCGCTCGGACGCTCGCCAGAGTCGCCCGCCGGAACCGCGTCCACGACCTGCGCGAGGCGGGCGTCCGGGTCGTCGACTGGCGGTGGGACGAGCCCCTGCCGACCGCCCTCCAGCGGGGTGACGGCCGATGCTAG
- a CDS encoding DUF4129 domain-containing protein, translated as MRRDPAPAVGTLLGIVGLLGVAAALTTPTAGGATVPGTPGIDDATAARILAAVTLLGALAVVPVTLSALRRSGTGTTPAWEVGVGVALLCGLGLLTLSLLGGGGTGTQPMETVGVALSEGDPPRPTPPSATDGGGSWLAGLAVLGVLGLLAAGLVLGRTRDPDQSLEPADVDEDDEPEETRAAVAEAAGTAADRLATGDRPVDNVVYRAWHDLTARLAAEDAGADAAAAMTPGEFAAAAVAAGMDPDAVAELTAVFETVRYGDADPTTYADRAQAALRALEQEETR; from the coding sequence ATGCGACGCGACCCGGCGCCCGCGGTGGGGACGCTGCTCGGCATCGTCGGCCTCCTCGGGGTGGCTGCCGCGCTGACGACACCGACGGCCGGCGGAGCCACGGTGCCGGGCACGCCGGGAATCGACGACGCGACGGCGGCACGGATCCTCGCGGCGGTGACCCTCCTCGGTGCGCTGGCGGTCGTCCCCGTCACCCTGTCCGCACTCCGCCGGTCGGGGACCGGAACGACGCCCGCGTGGGAGGTCGGTGTGGGGGTGGCGCTCCTCTGTGGGCTCGGGTTGCTCACGCTCTCGCTGCTCGGTGGCGGTGGCACCGGCACCCAGCCGATGGAGACCGTCGGGGTCGCGCTCAGTGAGGGTGACCCGCCGAGGCCGACCCCGCCGAGTGCCACCGATGGCGGCGGCTCCTGGCTCGCCGGCCTCGCGGTCCTCGGCGTCCTCGGCCTGCTCGCGGCCGGGCTCGTCCTCGGGCGAACCCGCGACCCGGACCAGTCGCTCGAACCGGCCGACGTCGATGAGGACGACGAACCGGAAGAGACCAGGGCCGCGGTCGCGGAGGCCGCGGGAACCGCCGCGGACCGCCTCGCCACGGGTGACCGGCCGGTCGACAACGTCGTCTACCGGGCGTGGCACGACCTGACGGCCCGGCTCGCAGCAGAGGATGCCGGCGCCGACGCGGCGGCCGCGATGACCCCCGGCGAGTTCGCCGCGGCGGCCGTCGCCGCCGGCATGGACCCCGACGCGGTCGCGGAACTGACGGCCGTCTTCGAGACGGTCCGGTACGGCGACGCGGACCCGACGACCTACGCCGACCGGGCCCAGGCGGCGCTCCGGGCGCTCGAACAGGAGGAGACGAGATGA
- a CDS encoding phosphoribosyltransferase family protein: MNRAEKAALQLRAVDVLQMLKETRTYDELAALTGLPAGDLNRYVNGHVLPSSDRAREVVEGVGRDELAEELGARIRVDDEGYVDNSAAVFDQAFLDLVAPVAADAFDFDRPDAVLTAATDGITLAASMASYFGADCVYAKKSKETAVEEFIEARQRLQSGIELTYYLPASALGAGDSVLVVDDLIRSGETQELLLDIVAEAGADVAGVFALIAVGDEGKERAAERTEAPVGALVDVDP; this comes from the coding sequence ATGAACCGAGCCGAGAAGGCGGCCCTCCAGTTGCGCGCCGTCGACGTCCTCCAGATGCTGAAGGAGACGCGGACGTACGACGAACTCGCCGCGCTGACGGGGCTGCCGGCAGGGGACCTGAACCGCTACGTGAACGGCCACGTGCTGCCGAGTTCGGACCGCGCCCGGGAGGTCGTCGAGGGCGTCGGCCGCGACGAACTCGCCGAGGAACTGGGCGCGCGCATCCGGGTGGACGACGAGGGCTACGTCGACAACTCGGCGGCGGTGTTCGACCAGGCGTTCCTCGACCTCGTCGCCCCGGTCGCCGCCGACGCCTTCGACTTCGACCGCCCCGACGCGGTCCTCACCGCGGCGACCGACGGCATCACGCTCGCCGCGTCGATGGCGAGTTACTTCGGCGCCGACTGCGTCTACGCGAAGAAGTCGAAGGAGACCGCCGTCGAGGAGTTCATCGAGGCCCGCCAGCGACTCCAGTCGGGCATCGAACTCACCTACTACCTGCCGGCGTCGGCACTCGGCGCGGGCGACTCCGTCCTCGTCGTCGACGACCTCATCCGGTCGGGCGAGACCCAGGAGCTCCTGCTCGACATCGTCGCGGAGGCCGGGGCCGACGTGGCGGGCGTGTTCGCGCTCATCGCGGTCGGTGACGAGGGGAAAGAGCGCGCCGCCGAGCGGACCGAGGCGCCCGTCGGGGCGCTGGTCGACGTCGACCCCTGA
- the thrS gene encoding threonine--tRNA ligase, with amino-acid sequence MSKSEQQIAVVLPDGSELAVPQGASVEDVAYEIGPGLGRDTVAGKIDGDLVAKEATVHDGAEIEIVTDQSDEYLEVMRHSAAHVLAQAVLRKYPDAKLAIGPPTDEGFYYDFDDVDIDSDDLPELAEEMRDIVEADLDIEREEVSYEEAKERLADQPYKLELLEELHEEGADITFYSQGEFEDLCAGPHVASTGEIGCIELMEIAGAYWRGDEENEMQTRIYGTAFEKESHLEQFLERKEEAERRDHRKIGNEMNLFSIQDVTGPGLPLYHPNGKTILRELERFIEGMNLDAGYEYVETPHVFKTDLWKQSGHYENYHDDMFLFDVGDDEYGLKPMNCPGHAAIYQDHSWSYRELPIRYAENGKVYRKEQRGELSGLSRVWAFTIDDGHLFVRPDQIEAEVEAIMDIIMQILDTFGLEFEVALATRPEKSVGSDEIWEQAEEQLTSVLEKRGMDYDLEEGDGAFYGPKIDFAFTDALGRKWDGPTVQLDFNMPERFDLSYVSEENEHERPVMIHRALYGSYERFFMVLIEHFAGKFPFWLAPEQVRILPISDDNLEYAYEVKERFSEFRVEVNDRDATIERKIRGAHNDRVPYMIIVGDNEEEAGNLSVRDRKERQEYDVDTDEFLAHLRAERDQKHVEPNFLS; translated from the coding sequence ATGTCGAAATCAGAACAACAGATAGCGGTAGTGCTACCAGACGGCTCGGAACTCGCGGTCCCGCAGGGGGCGAGCGTCGAGGACGTCGCCTACGAGATCGGCCCCGGTCTGGGCAGGGACACGGTCGCCGGCAAGATCGACGGCGACCTCGTCGCCAAGGAGGCGACCGTCCACGACGGAGCCGAGATCGAGATCGTCACGGACCAGTCCGACGAGTACCTCGAGGTCATGCGTCACTCCGCAGCCCACGTCCTGGCACAGGCCGTGCTGCGGAAGTATCCGGACGCGAAGCTCGCCATCGGTCCGCCGACCGACGAGGGCTTCTACTACGACTTCGACGACGTCGACATCGACTCCGACGACCTGCCCGAGCTGGCGGAGGAGATGCGCGACATCGTCGAGGCCGACCTCGACATCGAGCGCGAGGAAGTGAGCTACGAGGAGGCGAAAGAGCGCCTCGCCGACCAGCCCTACAAACTGGAGCTGCTGGAGGAGCTCCACGAGGAAGGTGCGGACATCACCTTCTACAGCCAGGGCGAGTTCGAGGACCTCTGTGCCGGCCCCCACGTCGCCTCGACGGGCGAGATCGGCTGCATCGAGCTCATGGAGATCGCCGGCGCGTACTGGCGCGGCGACGAGGAGAACGAGATGCAGACCCGCATCTACGGGACGGCCTTCGAGAAGGAGTCCCACCTGGAGCAGTTCCTCGAGCGAAAGGAGGAGGCCGAGCGGCGCGACCACCGCAAGATCGGCAACGAGATGAACCTCTTCTCCATCCAGGACGTGACGGGCCCCGGCCTTCCCCTCTACCACCCCAACGGGAAGACCATCCTGCGCGAACTGGAGCGGTTCATCGAGGGGATGAACCTCGACGCGGGCTACGAGTACGTCGAGACGCCCCACGTCTTCAAGACGGACCTCTGGAAGCAGTCTGGCCACTACGAGAACTACCACGACGACATGTTCCTGTTCGACGTGGGTGACGACGAGTACGGCCTGAAGCCGATGAACTGCCCGGGCCACGCGGCCATCTACCAGGACCACTCCTGGAGCTACCGCGAACTGCCCATCCGGTACGCCGAGAACGGGAAGGTCTACCGCAAGGAACAGCGCGGGGAGCTCTCCGGGCTCTCCCGCGTCTGGGCGTTCACCATCGACGACGGCCACCTGTTCGTCCGCCCGGACCAGATCGAGGCCGAGGTCGAGGCCATCATGGACATCATCATGCAGATCCTCGACACCTTCGGGCTGGAGTTCGAGGTCGCGCTGGCGACCCGCCCCGAGAAGTCCGTCGGCAGCGACGAGATCTGGGAGCAGGCCGAAGAGCAGCTCACCTCGGTGCTGGAGAAGCGCGGCATGGACTACGACCTGGAGGAGGGTGACGGCGCGTTCTACGGGCCGAAGATCGACTTCGCGTTCACGGACGCCCTCGGGCGCAAGTGGGACGGCCCGACGGTCCAGCTCGACTTCAACATGCCCGAGCGCTTCGACCTCTCCTACGTCAGCGAGGAGAACGAGCACGAGCGCCCGGTGATGATCCACCGCGCGCTGTACGGCTCCTACGAGCGCTTCTTCATGGTGCTCATCGAGCACTTCGCGGGCAAGTTCCCGTTCTGGCTCGCGCCCGAGCAGGTCCGCATCCTGCCCATCTCGGACGACAACCTCGAGTACGCCTACGAGGTCAAAGAGCGGTTCTCGGAGTTCCGGGTCGAGGTCAACGACCGCGACGCGACCATCGAGCGCAAGATCCGCGGCGCGCACAACGACCGCGTGCCGTACATGATCATCGTGGGTGACAACGAGGAGGAGGCGGGCAACCTCTCCGTGCGCGACCGCAAGGAGCGCCAGGAGTACGACGTCGACACCGACGAGTTCTTAGCGCACCTTCGCGCCGAGCGCGACCAGAAGCACGTCGAGCCGAACTTCCTCAGCTGA